In Humulus lupulus chromosome 6, drHumLupu1.1, whole genome shotgun sequence, a single genomic region encodes these proteins:
- the LOC133783687 gene encoding alpha-humulene synthase-like, translating to MSTQILASSQNDKIHNIVRPTTNYHPPIWGERFLHYNISEEELSYKQQRVQELKTVVRKEIFGESTYDVSKQLKLIDAVERLGLSYHFESEIENELEGIYNKSIYQNDLFVDEDLHDASIRFRLLRQHGFKVSSDTFEKFKDEDGNFKECLVTNTLGLLSLYEASHLSCLGENILDEALAFTTTHLIKFVANNKEDPLSNEISRALERPLRKSLVRLHAKHFISIYENEASHNKVLLQLAKVDFNLLQSMHKQELSEISRWWKELDCAHKFPFARNRIVELYLWILGVYYEPQYSCARNILTKIIALASIADDIYDSYGTFEELELLTEAIDRWDINFMDKLNPEYLQIYYRKLLNSFEEFEQELKKEETYKVHCGKEAFKKLLRGYFDEARWLNEGYIPSFDEHLKVSLITSGYFMLMACSLVGMENNIVTKEVLEWLSKDPKIVRATASICRFVDDLVGRKFEQERNHVTSTVECYMKQYGVFEKEACDELNKRVVNAWKEINEEFLKPTDVASPILVRALNLSRVIDLLYKNEDNYTHVGKVTKDSVTALLIDHIP from the exons ATGTCCACTCAAATCTTAGCATCATCTCAAAATGACAAAATACATAATATTGTTCGGCCAACAACAAATTATCACCCACCTATTTGGGGAGAAAGATTCTTACATTACAATATTTCAGAAGAAGAATTG TCTTATAAACAACAACGAGTTCAGGAATTAAAAACAGTGGTAAGAAAAGAAATATTTGGAGAATCTACATATGATGTTTCGAAGCAATTGAAGTTAATTGATGCTGTGGAACGTTTAGGATTGTCCTACCATTTTGAAAGTGAAATAGAAAATGAGCTAGAAGGCATTTACAACAAAAGCATTTATCAAAATGACCTATTTGTAGATGAAGATTTACATGATGCTTCCATTCGGTTTAGACTTCTACGACAACATGGATTTAAGGTTTCTTCTG ATACATTTGAAAAGTTCAAAGATGAGGATGGAAATTTTAAAGAATGCTTGGTAACTAACACCCTCGGTTTGCTTAGCTTGTACGAGGCCTCACATTTGAGTTGTCTGGGAGAAAATATACTAGATGAGGCACTTGCTTTCACAACCACACACCTAATTAAGTTTGTGGCAAATAATAAAGAAGATCCATTATCAAATGAAATATCTCGTGCCCTAGAGAGGCCCTTGAGAAAGAGCTTAGTGAGGCTCCATGCTAAGCATTTCATTTCAATATATGAAAATGAGGCCTCCCATAACAAAGTATTGCTACAACTTGCCAAGGTAGATTTCAATCTATTACAATCTATGCACAAACAGGAGCTTAGTGAAATCtccag GTGGTGGAAAGAACTAGACTGTGCACACAAATTCCCTTTTGCAAGAAATAGGATTGTGGAACTATACCTTTGGATATTAGGAGTCTATTATGAACCCCAATACTCATGTGCAAGAAATATTTTAACCAAAATCATAGCGCTTGCCTCGATTGCTGATGATATTTATGATTCATATGGTACCTTTGAAGAACTTGAGCTCCTAACTGAAGCAATTGACAG GTGGGACATAAATTTTATGGATAAACTCAATCCAGAATACTTGCAGATATATTATAGGAAACTGTTGAATTCGTTTGAGGAATTTGAACAAGAGCTTAAAAAGGAGGAAACTTACAAAGTTCACTGTGGAAAAGAAGCG TTTAAAAAATTACTTCGAGGTTATTTTGATGAAGCTCGGTGGTTGAACGAAGGATACATCCCAAGTTTTGATGAGCATTTGAAAGTTTCTTTGATTACTTCTGGTTACTTCATGTTGATGGCGTGCTCTTTAGTCGGAATGGAAAATAATATTGTGACAAAAGAAGTTCTCGAGTGGCTTTCCAAGGACCCCAAGATTGTTAGGGCAACCGCAAGTATTTGTAGGTTTGTGGATGACCTAGTTGGTCGCAAG TTTGAGCAAGAGAGAAATCATGTGACATCTACTGTGGAATGCTACATGAAGCAATATGGTGTATTCGAAAAAGAAGCATGTGATGAACTCAATAAGCGAGTAGTTAATGCATGGAAAGAAATAAATGAAGAGTTTCTCAAGCCAACTGATGTAGCTTCACCTATATTAGTCCGTGCTCTTAATCTTTCGAGGGTAATCGATCTTCTCTACAAAAATGAGGATAACTATACACATGTTGGAAAAGTTACCAAAGATAGTGTTACTGCGTTGCTTATTGATCATATTCCATGA